A genomic segment from Actinoplanes sichuanensis encodes:
- a CDS encoding non-ribosomal peptide synthetase, translated as MRQRELSPVEAALWTECQSAAGAEAYTIPYVLRLRGAVDVQALRAALRLVVARHETLRTGYGWHDGRPVATVHDDVDVPFTVVDLTGADHPDGELDERIRAASSGGFDFAHPPLLRATLLLVDDGAVFCLYVHHLITDGRSREVLFADLLTAYGTGAAPAGEPGTGYTEWSAGQLRALADGDLDEHRDVWRRRLAVAQTAPDRLVTGAGSRTYQGSRVTRELTGDDLAKVRRLAATRRTTVGAVLAAAWSVALAGFGDGRNAGFAMASANRPVRHIDVVGSFAAVVPVAVEIDPEAEFGAVLAEVTGTLRDAMSRPALPVHLLADAGRPRRGFDTMFVHTVVPDEIRLPGLTITPMAGGGQTAKCALLLSVTEAPERIELLVEYATDRVTGQTAESLIGTVHAVLTGATAQTRVVDLAPRPAESWSRGAAVGVVGVLPAIRDRVGHTPDETAVVAGDVRLSYAELWRRSGVVAARLAAEGVRRGSFVGVSLDRSADLVPVLLGIMRAGAAYVPLPPWYPADRLAFMVADAGVEVVVGSFDGDVTVLPADTPRESGAGTFDDVPLSLGDPAYVIYTSGSTGRPKGVVVTHANLGWLLESTRPAVGTRPGDVWSVFHSYAFDFSVFEIWCALASGGTAVVVDGDTVRSPRAFGRLLADEGVTVLSQTPSAFKQLVGELPADSRVRVVVFGGERLDLAAVRGWREDPVVAGLSLVNMYGITETTVHVTEHEVGAGEPTGSPVGFGLPGTDVRVLDAYLRPVPAGVVGEIYVGGQGVALGYWGRPDLTAQRFVPDPFASVPGARMYRSGDLARVHADGGLEYVGRADFQVKVRGHRIELGEIEHAIAAYPGVRSGVVSALRQSDDSVRLVAHVVPADGVELSVGPLREFLAAGLADYMIPAVFVFLPELPLTVNGKVDRTALPAPDDERPELSTAYTAPSNDLERSLAEVWAQVLRVQRVGVHDNFFELGGDSILAVQIIGELSRFGLTVTLDALFRTPTIAALAETLTAAVPPGALPAPFELLTDQERAMVPPDVEDAYPMTATQLGMYLQNRLHANSRIYHNLNSLDVTGRVDPDAFTAAVEAAVQRIPALRTGFAVDGLLRPLQLVYRTAPADVTCVDLLGLTEAEQETAIEKVIAAELDDAFEPGRPPQIRFRLLRRAADRFQLLVVESHLIVDGWSFTSLLAEIFEDHWSVVDTGAPLDRPPLRSSFAEFVKLEQAAITSAESRAFWARQVADAPPTRIADLAERDGELTIARRSVDIPAEVEQGLRDLAGRLGVPLKSVLMAAHLRVLAGLLGSREVVSGMVTHGRPEGPDGDRIKGLFLNTVPFRLALGDGSWSDIVRHAHRAEVDLLPHRRYPLGRILRDLHRSELFDASFHFVTFHELKRVFHDGSPWDIRPDTRSSENTHFRLMAAFSVHPPADRLALVLVHDQVTLGRHIDMLADAYARALATLATDADRPHASFSLLDRAESWSAGDRVEVTDVVSAVRDSVHRAPDGIAVVAGADRISYAELWRRSGVVAARLAAEGVRRGSFVGVSLDRSADLVPVLLGIMRAGAAYVPLPPWYPADRLAFMVADAGVEVVVGSFDGDATVLPADTLRDAEAPPFTELTVTPDDAAYMIYTSGSTGRPKGVLVTHGNVGWLLSATRPVVRPTPDDVFSVFHSYAFDVSVYEIWAALGAGATAVVVDNDTARSPRAFGRLLADEGVTVLSQTPSAFKQLVGEIPGDAKVRVVVFGGERLDFAAVRSWRADPVVAGLSLINLYGITETTVHVTAHEVGADEPVESPVGYGMAGTDVWVLDAFLRPTPVGVVGEIYVGGQGVTLGYWGRPDLTAQRFVPDPFAPEPGARMYRSGDLARVRPDGGLEYVGRADFQVKVRGHRIELGEIEHAIAAYPGVRSCVVVAQRQADNSVRLIAYVVPADGAEPAVGPLRDFLAVGLADYMIPAAFVFLPELPLTVNGKVDRAALPAPDDERPELSTLFEAPSNDLERSLAEVWADVLRVQRVGVHDNFFELGGDSILAVQIAAEIQMRTGRPVELVDIYQAPSVRELAEHLAAVDEYAAAEVQA; from the coding sequence ATGCGACAGCGTGAACTCTCCCCGGTCGAGGCGGCGCTCTGGACCGAGTGCCAGTCGGCCGCCGGTGCCGAGGCGTACACCATCCCCTATGTGCTGCGGCTGCGCGGCGCCGTCGACGTGCAGGCACTGCGCGCGGCCCTGCGCCTGGTGGTGGCCCGGCATGAGACCCTGCGCACCGGGTACGGCTGGCACGACGGCCGCCCGGTCGCGACCGTCCACGACGACGTGGACGTGCCGTTCACCGTGGTCGACCTGACCGGCGCCGACCACCCGGACGGCGAACTGGACGAGCGGATCCGGGCGGCGAGTTCCGGCGGCTTCGACTTCGCCCACCCGCCACTGCTGCGGGCCACCCTGCTGCTCGTCGACGACGGTGCGGTGTTCTGCCTGTACGTGCACCACCTGATCACCGACGGCCGGTCCCGTGAGGTGCTCTTCGCCGACCTGCTGACCGCCTACGGCACCGGCGCCGCCCCGGCCGGCGAACCCGGCACCGGATACACCGAATGGAGTGCCGGACAACTGCGGGCGCTGGCCGACGGCGACCTCGACGAGCACCGCGACGTGTGGCGCCGCCGGCTGGCCGTCGCCCAGACCGCCCCCGACCGCCTCGTCACCGGTGCCGGCTCGCGCACCTACCAGGGCTCCCGGGTGACCCGGGAGCTGACCGGCGACGATCTCGCCAAGGTCCGCCGCCTCGCCGCCACCCGGCGGACCACGGTCGGCGCGGTGCTCGCGGCCGCCTGGTCGGTCGCGCTCGCCGGTTTCGGCGACGGCCGTAACGCCGGTTTCGCGATGGCGTCGGCGAACCGCCCGGTCCGCCACATCGACGTGGTCGGCTCGTTCGCGGCCGTGGTGCCGGTGGCCGTCGAGATCGACCCGGAGGCCGAGTTCGGTGCCGTGCTCGCCGAGGTGACCGGCACGCTGCGCGACGCGATGAGCCGTCCCGCGCTGCCCGTGCACCTGCTCGCCGACGCCGGCCGGCCGCGCCGCGGCTTCGACACCATGTTCGTGCACACCGTCGTCCCCGACGAGATCCGCCTGCCCGGTCTCACCATCACACCGATGGCCGGTGGCGGCCAGACCGCGAAGTGTGCCCTGCTGCTCAGCGTCACCGAGGCGCCGGAGCGGATCGAGCTGCTCGTCGAGTACGCCACCGACCGGGTCACCGGGCAGACCGCGGAGAGCCTGATCGGGACCGTCCACGCGGTGCTCACCGGAGCGACCGCACAGACCCGGGTGGTCGACCTGGCGCCCCGGCCCGCCGAGTCCTGGTCGCGGGGTGCGGCGGTCGGCGTCGTCGGTGTGCTGCCGGCCATCCGCGACCGCGTCGGGCACACACCGGACGAGACGGCCGTCGTGGCCGGGGACGTCCGCCTGTCGTACGCCGAACTGTGGCGCCGCTCCGGTGTGGTGGCCGCCCGGCTGGCCGCCGAGGGGGTGCGGCGTGGCTCGTTCGTCGGTGTCTCGTTGGACCGGTCCGCGGATCTGGTGCCGGTGTTGTTGGGGATCATGCGGGCCGGTGCGGCTTATGTGCCGCTGCCGCCCTGGTATCCGGCCGACCGGTTGGCGTTCATGGTCGCCGACGCCGGTGTCGAGGTGGTGGTCGGTTCGTTCGACGGTGACGTCACCGTGCTGCCCGCCGACACCCCGCGGGAATCCGGCGCCGGAACGTTCGACGACGTCCCGCTGTCACTCGGCGACCCGGCGTACGTGATCTACACGTCCGGTTCGACGGGCCGACCCAAGGGCGTCGTCGTCACCCACGCCAACCTGGGCTGGCTGCTGGAGTCCACCCGGCCCGCGGTCGGCACCCGCCCCGGCGACGTCTGGTCGGTGTTCCACTCGTACGCCTTCGACTTCTCCGTCTTCGAGATCTGGTGCGCGCTCGCGTCGGGTGGCACGGCGGTCGTGGTCGACGGCGACACGGTCCGTTCGCCGCGGGCGTTCGGGCGGCTGCTCGCCGACGAGGGCGTCACCGTGCTGTCCCAGACCCCGTCGGCGTTCAAACAGCTCGTCGGCGAGCTGCCGGCGGACTCCCGGGTCCGGGTGGTGGTGTTCGGCGGCGAACGCCTGGACCTCGCCGCGGTCCGCGGATGGCGCGAGGACCCGGTCGTGGCCGGTCTGTCGCTCGTCAACATGTACGGCATCACCGAGACGACGGTGCACGTCACGGAACACGAGGTGGGCGCGGGCGAGCCGACCGGATCGCCGGTGGGCTTCGGGCTGCCCGGTACGGACGTCCGGGTGCTCGACGCGTACCTGCGGCCGGTGCCGGCCGGGGTGGTCGGCGAGATCTACGTCGGCGGCCAGGGGGTGGCGCTCGGCTACTGGGGACGCCCCGACCTGACCGCCCAGCGGTTCGTCCCCGACCCGTTCGCATCGGTTCCGGGCGCCCGCATGTACCGCAGCGGCGACCTGGCCCGGGTGCACGCCGACGGCGGTCTGGAGTACGTGGGCCGGGCCGACTTCCAGGTCAAGGTCCGTGGCCACCGGATCGAGCTCGGCGAGATCGAGCACGCCATCGCCGCGTACCCGGGGGTCCGCTCCGGTGTGGTGTCGGCGTTGCGCCAGTCGGACGACTCGGTGCGCCTGGTCGCCCACGTGGTCCCGGCCGACGGCGTGGAACTGTCGGTGGGGCCGCTGCGCGAGTTCCTGGCCGCCGGGCTGGCCGACTACATGATCCCGGCCGTGTTCGTGTTCCTCCCGGAGCTGCCGCTCACCGTCAACGGCAAGGTCGACCGGACCGCGCTGCCCGCGCCGGACGACGAACGGCCCGAGCTGTCCACCGCGTACACCGCCCCGTCGAACGATCTGGAACGGTCCCTGGCCGAGGTGTGGGCGCAGGTGCTGCGGGTGCAGCGGGTCGGTGTCCACGACAACTTCTTCGAACTCGGCGGCGACAGCATCCTCGCCGTCCAGATCATCGGCGAACTGTCCCGGTTCGGGCTGACCGTCACCCTCGACGCGCTGTTCCGTACACCGACGATCGCCGCCCTCGCCGAGACGCTCACCGCAGCGGTCCCGCCGGGCGCCCTGCCCGCGCCGTTCGAGCTGCTCACCGACCAGGAACGGGCCATGGTCCCGCCGGACGTCGAGGACGCCTACCCGATGACGGCCACCCAGCTCGGCATGTACCTCCAGAACCGGCTGCACGCCAACAGCCGGATCTACCACAACCTGAACAGCCTGGACGTCACCGGCCGGGTCGACCCGGACGCCTTCACCGCGGCGGTCGAGGCGGCCGTCCAGCGGATCCCCGCGCTGCGGACCGGATTCGCCGTCGACGGGCTGTTGCGGCCGCTGCAGCTCGTCTACCGGACCGCGCCGGCCGACGTGACCTGCGTCGACCTGCTCGGGCTGACCGAGGCCGAGCAGGAGACCGCGATCGAGAAGGTGATCGCCGCCGAACTCGACGACGCGTTCGAACCCGGCCGGCCGCCGCAGATCCGGTTCCGGCTGCTGCGCCGCGCCGCCGACCGGTTCCAGTTGCTCGTCGTGGAGAGCCACCTGATCGTCGACGGCTGGAGCTTCACGTCGCTGCTGGCCGAGATCTTCGAGGACCACTGGTCGGTGGTGGACACCGGTGCACCGCTCGACCGGCCGCCGCTGCGCAGCTCGTTCGCCGAGTTCGTCAAGCTGGAACAGGCCGCCATCACGTCGGCCGAGTCGCGGGCCTTCTGGGCCCGGCAGGTCGCCGACGCGCCGCCGACCCGGATCGCCGACCTGGCCGAGCGCGACGGGGAACTCACCATCGCCCGCCGGTCGGTGGACATTCCGGCCGAGGTCGAACAGGGCCTGCGTGACCTGGCCGGGCGGCTGGGCGTACCGCTGAAATCGGTTCTGATGGCCGCGCATCTGCGCGTCCTGGCCGGGCTGCTCGGCTCCCGCGAGGTGGTCAGCGGCATGGTGACGCACGGCCGGCCGGAAGGACCGGACGGTGACCGGATCAAGGGCCTGTTCCTCAACACCGTGCCGTTCCGTCTGGCGCTGGGCGACGGCTCGTGGAGCGACATCGTGCGCCACGCCCACCGGGCCGAGGTGGACCTGCTCCCACACCGCCGCTACCCGCTCGGCCGGATCCTGCGTGACCTGCACCGGTCCGAGCTGTTCGACGCGTCCTTCCACTTCGTCACGTTCCACGAGCTGAAGCGGGTCTTCCACGACGGCTCCCCGTGGGACATCCGCCCGGACACCCGGTCCTCGGAGAACACCCACTTCCGGCTGATGGCGGCGTTCTCCGTGCACCCGCCGGCCGATCGCCTGGCCCTCGTCCTGGTGCACGACCAGGTCACCCTCGGCCGGCACATCGACATGCTGGCCGACGCGTACGCCCGGGCGCTGGCCACCCTGGCCACCGACGCGGACCGCCCGCACGCGTCGTTCTCGCTGCTCGACCGGGCCGAGTCGTGGTCGGCCGGCGACCGGGTGGAGGTCACCGACGTGGTGTCGGCGGTCCGCGACTCGGTCCACCGGGCGCCGGACGGCATCGCGGTCGTCGCCGGTGCGGACCGGATCTCGTACGCCGAACTGTGGCGCCGCTCCGGCGTGGTGGCCGCCCGGCTGGCCGCCGAGGGGGTGCGGCGTGGCTCGTTCGTCGGTGTCTCGTTGGACCGGTCCGCGGATCTGGTGCCGGTGTTGCTGGGGATCATGCGGGCCGGTGCGGCGTACGTGCCGCTGCCGCCCTGGTATCCGGCCGACCGGTTGGCGTTCATGGTCGCCGACGCCGGTGTCGAGGTGGTGGTCGGCTCGTTCGACGGCGACGCCACCGTGCTGCCCGCCGACACGCTCCGGGACGCCGAGGCGCCGCCGTTCACCGAACTCACGGTCACTCCCGACGACGCCGCCTACATGATCTACACGTCCGGCTCGACCGGCCGCCCGAAGGGTGTGCTCGTCACCCACGGCAACGTCGGCTGGTTGCTCTCGGCGACCCGGCCGGTGGTCCGCCCGACTCCCGACGACGTGTTCTCGGTCTTCCACTCGTACGCCTTCGACGTCTCGGTCTACGAGATCTGGGCCGCTCTCGGAGCCGGCGCCACCGCGGTCGTCGTCGACAACGACACCGCCCGCTCGCCGCGGGCGTTCGGCCGGCTGCTCGCCGACGAGGGCGTCACCGTGCTGTCCCAGACCCCGTCGGCGTTCAAACAGCTGGTCGGCGAGATTCCGGGCGATGCGAAGGTACGGGTGGTGGTCTTCGGCGGCGAGCGCCTCGACTTCGCGGCGGTACGGTCGTGGCGCGCCGATCCGGTCGTGGCCGGTCTGTCGCTGATCAACCTGTACGGCATCACCGAGACGACGGTGCACGTCACCGCGCACGAGGTCGGCGCCGACGAGCCGGTGGAGTCGCCGGTCGGCTACGGCATGGCCGGCACCGACGTGTGGGTGCTCGACGCGTTCCTGCGGCCCACCCCGGTCGGTGTCGTCGGCGAGATCTACGTCGGCGGTCAGGGCGTGACCCTCGGCTACTGGGGGCGCCCCGACCTGACCGCCCAGCGGTTCGTCCCCGACCCGTTCGCGCCGGAGCCGGGCGCCCGCATGTACCGCAGCGGCGACCTGGCCCGGGTCCGTCCGGACGGCGGCCTGGAGTACGTGGGCCGGGCCGACTTCCAGGTCAAGGTCCGCGGCCACCGGATCGAGCTCGGCGAGATCGAGCACGCCATCGCCGCGTACCCCGGCGTCCGGTCCTGTGTGGTCGTCGCCCAGCGCCAGGCCGACAACTCGGTGCGCCTGATCGCCTACGTGGTGCCCGCCGACGGTGCCGAGCCGGCCGTCGGCCCGCTGCGCGACTTCCTGGCGGTCGGGCTGGCCGACTACATGATCCCGGCCGCGTTCGTGTTCCTCCCGGAGCTGCCGCTCACCGTCAACGGCAAGGTCGACCGGGCCGCGCTGCCCGCGCCGGACGACGAACGGCCCGAGCTGTCGACCCTGTTCGAGGCGCCTTCGAACGATCTGGAACGGTCCCTGGCCGAGGTGTGGGCGGACGTGCTGCGGGTGCAGCGGGTCGGTGTCCACGACAACTTCTTCGAACTCGGCGGCGACAGCATCCTCGCCGTCCAGATCGCGGCCGAGATCCAGATGCGGACCGGCCGGCCCGTCGAACTCGTCGACATCTACCAGGCCCCGTCCGTCCGTGAACTGGCCGAGCACCTGGCCGCCGTCGACGAGTACGCCGCCGCCGAAGTCCAAGCCTGA